In Cytobacillus oceanisediminis, the following proteins share a genomic window:
- a CDS encoding NAD(P)/FAD-dependent oxidoreductase has product MTKAIVIGGGIIGLASAFFLRKKGMDVVLINKGEPGAECSSGNMGWVCPSLSDPVPAPGLIKSSLKWMLKRDSPLYIKPSIFPSLSPWLIQFWKYCSEDAYQKGYTAGLELSRNTLRLFDELEQDGSLEFEMHRKGLLFVFLDKSYIDEKLDNYSIVESFGLPAPAAKSKKEVLEMEPALSDAVAGGIYLPSERHVRPETLTKALKDWLISNGAEVLSHTEAMGFIQEGDKISGVKIREKTIEGDHFLVTAGAWAGRVLRQAGLHIPMTAGKGYSITISKPSIQFQQPLYLGDSRVTISPFHDSVRIGGTMELSGLNTNLDQRRIDSLKSSAAQYLRTSVRGDEQAWCGMRPMTPDGLPILGKVPSLNNLFIASGHAMSGISMALSTGSVMSDLITKGKSDIDLTPFRLDRFSSKKTHVNQNKTVNM; this is encoded by the coding sequence ATGACGAAAGCTATCGTTATTGGCGGAGGAATCATTGGCTTAGCAAGCGCTTTTTTCCTTAGGAAAAAGGGAATGGATGTAGTATTAATTAACAAGGGTGAACCCGGAGCGGAATGTTCGAGCGGAAATATGGGATGGGTGTGCCCCAGTTTATCCGATCCGGTTCCTGCTCCGGGTCTAATTAAGTCAAGTCTAAAGTGGATGTTAAAGCGGGATAGTCCTCTATATATTAAGCCATCCATTTTCCCCTCATTGTCCCCCTGGCTAATCCAATTTTGGAAGTATTGCAGTGAAGATGCCTACCAAAAGGGGTATACCGCAGGTTTGGAATTGAGCAGAAATACCTTGAGATTGTTCGATGAACTGGAGCAAGATGGCAGTCTTGAATTTGAAATGCATCGAAAAGGGCTGCTTTTTGTATTCTTAGACAAAAGTTATATTGATGAAAAGCTAGATAACTATAGTATTGTTGAGAGCTTTGGTTTGCCTGCGCCTGCTGCAAAATCTAAAAAAGAAGTACTGGAAATGGAACCGGCCCTTTCTGATGCAGTGGCTGGAGGCATTTATCTCCCTTCTGAACGGCATGTTCGCCCTGAAACGCTTACAAAAGCTCTAAAAGACTGGCTTATCTCAAATGGGGCTGAGGTACTTTCCCATACGGAAGCAATGGGATTTATCCAAGAAGGGGACAAGATCAGTGGGGTTAAAATCCGAGAGAAAACCATTGAAGGGGATCACTTTCTTGTCACTGCAGGAGCCTGGGCAGGACGGGTTTTAAGACAAGCTGGATTGCACATCCCCATGACTGCAGGGAAAGGCTACAGCATCACCATTTCTAAACCTTCCATTCAGTTTCAGCAGCCGCTTTACTTAGGAGATTCAAGGGTGACGATAAGCCCGTTTCATGATTCAGTAAGAATCGGAGGAACAATGGAACTGTCTGGCCTTAATACTAATCTGGATCAGCGGCGAATTGATAGTTTAAAGAGTTCTGCGGCTCAATATTTACGTACATCAGTTCGCGGAGATGAGCAGGCATGGTGCGGAATGCGGCCTATGACTCCCGATGGTTTGCCCATATTAGGGAAAGTGCCTTCACTGAATAATCTATTTATCGCGTCCGGCCATGCGATGAGTGGAATTTCCATGGCACTATCAACAGGCAGTGTTATGAGTGACCTCATTACAAAGGGCAAGTCAGATATTGATTTAACTCCGTTTAGACTGGACAGGTTTTCTTCAAAGAAGACACATGTAAATCAAAATAAAACTGTCAATATGTAG
- a CDS encoding ornithine cyclodeaminase family protein: MLVINKETIKELYSMEECIQDVEKAFSYGHRNKTLTPVRMSIPHSKYEAETLYMPSYIEPENYTAVKAVSIFPRNSGGGKPVLQGVILLTDARTGEHVALMDASYLTVLRTGASSGVATKYLARKNSKVCSVLGCGAQAAGQIQAVMSVMELEHIILYNRTIERAEVFKNEIHSLYPDWRGTISIQADANAAAAQSDIVICSTKSSTPIFDGSVLREGTHINAIGSYQAHMQEVDAQTLIRSNKVVVDTMEGAMHEAGDLLVPHKKGEWNTDLIYGEIGEIVCGEKAGREKSSEITFYKSVGVGFLDTMAASKVYRKALSEEKGYSFSL, translated from the coding sequence ATGTTAGTGATTAATAAAGAAACGATAAAAGAATTGTACTCAATGGAAGAGTGTATTCAGGATGTTGAAAAAGCATTTAGTTATGGCCACAGGAATAAAACGCTGACACCCGTAAGAATGTCGATTCCGCATTCTAAATACGAAGCGGAAACTTTATATATGCCTTCCTATATTGAACCAGAAAATTATACAGCAGTTAAAGCTGTAAGCATTTTTCCCCGCAATTCCGGCGGGGGCAAACCAGTTCTGCAGGGAGTGATTCTGCTGACCGATGCGCGTACTGGCGAGCATGTTGCATTAATGGATGCCAGCTACTTAACGGTCTTAAGAACAGGTGCTTCAAGCGGTGTGGCAACGAAATATTTAGCTCGGAAGAATTCAAAAGTCTGTTCTGTCTTAGGCTGCGGAGCTCAAGCTGCCGGCCAAATTCAAGCTGTCATGTCTGTGATGGAATTAGAACATATCATTTTATATAATCGCACAATAGAACGAGCGGAAGTATTCAAAAATGAAATCCATTCTTTGTATCCAGATTGGAGGGGGACCATTTCAATTCAAGCGGATGCCAATGCTGCTGCTGCCCAATCAGATATTGTCATCTGCAGCACGAAGAGTTCAACACCCATATTTGATGGATCTGTACTGAGGGAAGGAACTCATATTAATGCCATTGGTTCTTATCAGGCACATATGCAAGAGGTTGATGCTCAAACACTTATCAGGAGCAATAAAGTGGTGGTTGATACAATGGAAGGAGCTATGCACGAGGCTGGAGATCTCCTTGTTCCCCATAAGAAAGGAGAATGGAATACGGATCTCATTTATGGTGAAATTGGTGAAATAGTATGCGGGGAAAAAGCTGGACGTGAAAAATCAAGTGAAATAACCTTTTATAAATCTGTCGGGGTTGGGTTTCTGGACACTATGGCAGCCTCTAAGGTATATAGAAAAGCTTTGAGTGAGGAGAAAGGTTACTCCTTTTCACTATAA
- a CDS encoding sodium-dependent transporter, producing MKENQVVWGSRIGFILAAMGMAVGTGNIWRFPRMVAEHGGGSFLIGWAIFLFVWSLPLIMVEIFIGRKTRMGTMGSFGEFIGKKFAWFGPIITIVLAGITFYYSVVVGWTFKYFILALQGTFTEKIDSAAQWENFTGHAAEPVIYHFIAAALCGIVVFIGVTKGIERMSKIFLPLLFLLLIFTAFRSITLPGAIEGLSYMFTPQWEYLGKASTWLQALSQSAWSVGAGWGLYATYAIYTKKRDDIAQNSLTAGLGNNSVELLAGLTIIPAIFALAPSQEYITQATSSGNTGLTFIYMVELISVMPQTYIFGVAFFGALAFAAFTSLVAMVELITRNLSDYGIRRNKAILLTVVLIFLGGIPSAINMKVFNNQDWVWGVALLLSCFLYAYAAIKYGVEKMRDEINEVSFIKINKWWVYSIKYLIPALFVIVTGWWLYQGVTWYPDTWWKPFEEFNVGTIILQLGITFLLAFVLLRFNKRLRSSVKEEGLNDQETPIPSNTDIKEEL from the coding sequence TTGAAAGAGAACCAGGTGGTTTGGGGTTCAAGGATTGGATTTATATTGGCAGCTATGGGAATGGCAGTGGGTACCGGAAATATTTGGAGGTTCCCGCGAATGGTTGCCGAACATGGCGGAGGTTCTTTCTTAATCGGCTGGGCCATTTTTTTATTTGTCTGGTCATTGCCGCTTATCATGGTTGAAATATTCATCGGAAGAAAAACCAGAATGGGAACGATGGGGTCCTTTGGAGAATTTATCGGCAAAAAATTTGCCTGGTTTGGACCTATCATCACGATCGTTTTAGCCGGAATCACATTTTATTATTCTGTAGTAGTGGGCTGGACTTTTAAATACTTCATCTTAGCATTACAGGGAACTTTTACAGAAAAAATTGACTCAGCAGCCCAGTGGGAAAACTTTACGGGTCATGCGGCAGAACCAGTCATTTATCACTTTATTGCAGCTGCCCTTTGTGGAATTGTCGTTTTTATAGGGGTTACAAAGGGAATTGAAAGAATGTCTAAGATATTCCTGCCGCTTTTATTCCTTTTACTCATCTTTACTGCTTTCCGCTCCATCACCTTGCCAGGAGCTATAGAAGGGCTTTCATACATGTTTACACCTCAGTGGGAATATCTAGGGAAAGCATCAACTTGGCTTCAGGCTTTATCACAATCTGCATGGTCAGTCGGTGCTGGCTGGGGATTGTATGCCACCTATGCCATTTATACAAAAAAACGTGATGACATTGCCCAAAATTCGTTAACAGCAGGCCTCGGAAACAACTCAGTCGAATTACTTGCCGGTTTAACCATCATTCCAGCTATCTTTGCTTTAGCACCTTCGCAAGAATATATTACCCAGGCAACAAGTTCAGGCAACACCGGCTTAACCTTTATTTATATGGTAGAATTGATTAGCGTCATGCCGCAGACTTATATCTTTGGCGTTGCATTTTTTGGTGCATTGGCATTTGCAGCTTTTACTTCATTAGTTGCAATGGTTGAATTGATTACTAGAAACCTATCAGACTATGGAATCCGCAGAAACAAAGCAATCCTGCTAACTGTTGTTTTGATTTTTCTTGGCGGGATCCCTTCAGCCATTAATATGAAAGTGTTCAATAACCAGGATTGGGTTTGGGGAGTTGCGTTGCTGCTTTCATGCTTCCTGTATGCGTACGCTGCGATTAAATATGGTGTCGAAAAAATGCGTGACGAAATAAATGAAGTCAGCTTCATTAAGATAAACAAATGGTGGGTTTATTCCATTAAATATTTAATACCCGCTCTGTTTGTCATAGTAACTGGATGGTGGCTATATCAGGGTGTGACATGGTATCCGGACACTTGGTGGAAGCCATTCGAAGAATTCAATGTTGGAACAATAATCCTGCAGCTCGGAATTACTTTCCTGCTTGCATTCGTGCTGCTTCGATTTAATAAAAGATTAAGAAGCTCTGTTAAAGAAGAAGGACTAAACGATCAAGAAACTCCGATTCCTTCAAATACAGACATCAAGGAGGAATTATAA
- a CDS encoding flavin monoamine oxidase family protein yields the protein MNIKNYDVIIIGAGFSGLTAARELKMLGKKVLVLEARDRLGGRTWVDHRLGSDLEMGGTYVHWHQPHVWSEITRYGLELASGPKAEKVYWITGGKTYSSSAAEFKVRLRATVERVMKESNKHMPFPFEPLHTESFRNLDNVSGEQFLKDINLTTEEFDVLHGWIASDYCGDPAEGAVTQIFRWWAFSQGNWDTHSAMISSFRLKHGTRKLIESIAADSGAEIKLSAIVGRIEHEDGAAKVFTAEGECYASKAVIVTVPLTTLNNIEFQPALSEAKQESSREGQTSKGVKVWAKVKGELEPFDALAPGSYLLNSVHLDRYADGNSILVGFGPSAAKLNPNDREAVEAALKYWIPDIQVLESTGHDWVNDEFSKETWPMLKPKQLTAYHEEWNTPEGSVFLAGTTYANGWAGFIDGAIENGITVSRKVNKYLLSKHYVHAE from the coding sequence ATGAATATAAAAAATTATGATGTTATTATCATTGGCGCAGGTTTCTCCGGATTGACTGCTGCAAGGGAGTTAAAGATGCTGGGCAAAAAAGTATTAGTCCTGGAGGCGCGTGATAGACTTGGCGGCAGAACATGGGTGGATCACCGTTTAGGGTCAGACCTCGAAATGGGAGGTACATATGTTCATTGGCATCAGCCGCATGTATGGTCTGAAATTACGCGATATGGGCTCGAACTGGCTTCAGGGCCAAAAGCAGAAAAAGTGTATTGGATTACAGGCGGAAAAACTTATTCATCATCAGCGGCTGAATTTAAAGTAAGGCTTAGAGCAACTGTTGAAAGGGTCATGAAGGAAAGCAATAAGCACATGCCATTTCCATTTGAACCCCTTCATACAGAAAGTTTCCGGAATTTGGATAATGTATCTGGAGAGCAATTCTTAAAAGATATCAATTTAACAACAGAGGAATTCGATGTGCTGCATGGCTGGATTGCATCGGATTATTGCGGAGATCCTGCAGAAGGTGCGGTTACACAAATATTTCGCTGGTGGGCTTTTTCCCAAGGAAACTGGGATACTCACAGTGCGATGATCTCGAGCTTCCGCTTAAAACATGGAACCAGGAAGTTAATCGAATCAATTGCTGCGGACAGTGGTGCGGAAATTAAGTTATCTGCCATCGTTGGACGAATTGAACATGAAGATGGAGCTGCTAAAGTCTTTACGGCAGAAGGGGAATGTTATGCATCCAAGGCAGTGATCGTTACAGTGCCATTAACGACTCTAAATAACATTGAGTTCCAGCCAGCGCTTTCAGAAGCCAAACAGGAATCTTCCAGAGAGGGACAAACCTCAAAAGGAGTTAAAGTGTGGGCAAAAGTAAAAGGAGAATTAGAACCATTCGATGCATTAGCCCCTGGCAGCTATCTTTTAAATTCAGTTCATTTGGATCGGTATGCTGATGGCAATAGCATCCTTGTCGGTTTTGGGCCAAGTGCAGCAAAGCTGAATCCGAACGACAGGGAAGCGGTAGAAGCGGCATTAAAATACTGGATTCCGGATATACAAGTACTTGAAAGCACAGGCCACGATTGGGTCAATGACGAGTTTTCAAAAGAAACCTGGCCTATGCTGAAACCCAAACAGTTAACTGCCTATCATGAAGAGTGGAACACACCTGAAGGTTCTGTGTTTTTAGCCGGTACGACCTATGCAAATGGCTGGGCAGGCTTCATTGACGGCGCAATAGAGAACGGAATAACTGTAAGCAGAAAAGTAAATAAGTATTTATTAAGCAAACATTATGTTCATGCGGAGTAA
- a CDS encoding MetS family NSS transporter small subunit — MTASAIIMMILTLGLFWGGFSYMVYRTLTTDYDDK, encoded by the coding sequence ATGACTGCATCAGCAATAATTATGATGATCTTAACCTTGGGCTTATTCTGGGGGGGCTTTTCCTATATGGTTTATAGAACCCTTACAACAGACTACGATGACAAATAA